A window of Rhododendron vialii isolate Sample 1 chromosome 13a, ASM3025357v1 contains these coding sequences:
- the LOC131312790 gene encoding dof zinc finger protein DOF3.2-like: MGLSTKQVSSDHGLDWGQSLLQSNGGGGGALDLPTKPAPARRQPSQQPPEPVACPRCASTNTKFCYYNNYNKSQPRHFCKACKRHWTKGGTLRNVPVGGGRKNKRQKTSNATATTSTAATATTNPPTTHTGNKSQQLTQSFSSRVADHHQDKMSEILYQALIPSGHFNAKSFSGGNNGDFLGSISSLPLVQNQTLLPFAFSSLGSFESNPSSISSISTSFRSRNGFDFIGGLGSMEETATIIPTTITSNAGCEQWQVPVTNSVMEMMPVNNNYWNWDDIEPLVSTELNIPSWGIDNDQIKP; encoded by the coding sequence ATGGGTTTGAGTACTAAACAGGTTTCTAGTGATCATGGCCTTGACTGGGGTCAGAGCTTGTTGCAATctaatggtggcggtggtggtgctCTGGACCTGCCTACGAAACCTGCTCCGGCGAGGCGGCAACCGTCGCAGCAGCCGCCGGAGCCGGTGGCATGTCCCAGATGCGCCTCTACAAACACCAAGTTCTGCTACTACAACAACTACAACAAGTCTCAGCCGCGCCACTTTTGCAAGGCTTGCAAGAGGCACTGGACCAAAGGCGGCACCCTACGCAACGTTCCCGTCGGCGGTGGCCGGAAAAACAAGCGGCAGAAGACGTCAAACGCCACTGCCACCACCTCCACTGCCGCCACAGCCACTACAAATCCTCCTACTACGCACACGGGAAACAAAAGCCAGCAGCTCACTCAGTCTTTTTCTTCAAGAGTTGCCGATCATCATCAAGACAAAATGTCTGAAATCCTGTATCAGGCCTTGATTCCATCTGGCCATTTCAATGCCAAAAGCTTCAGCGGCGGCAACAATGGCGATTTTCTGGGTTCTATTTCTTCTCTGCCTTTGGTTCAAAACCAAACCCTGTTACCCTTCGCCTTCTCAAGTTTAGGCTCTTTCGAGAGCAACCCATCTTCGATTTCTTCGATCTCCACGTCCTTTCGATCTCGGAACGGTTTTGATTTCATCGGAGGGTTGGGTTCCATGGAGGAAACAGCAACCATAATCCCCACCACAATTACCAGCAATGCGGGCTGTGAGCAATGGCAAGTTCCGGTTACAAACAGTGTGATGGAGATGATGCCGGTTAATAATAACTACTGGAATTGGGATGATATTGAACCCTTGGTCTCCACTGAGCTCAATATTCCTTCATGGGGTATTGATAATGATCAGATTAAGCCCTGA
- the LOC131312791 gene encoding uncharacterized protein LOC131312791 isoform X2, producing the protein MTVEVANGLVEAVPFPKGGDSIPTAASAAKKSRESERRRRRRKQKKINKASSRQPTKEAEADGDDDSDTTAGEDNGKENADPQKAMEQVEIEYVPEKAELYGNFDEEFRKVSEKFSFKEIAGSKENDKKDEDANAALKKKDDSDFEEEEQDNQQKEKGISNKKKKLNRRMKIAELKQKSTRPDVVEVWDATAAGPKLLVYLKSYRNTVPVPRHWCQKRKFLQGKRGIEKQPFQLPDFIAATGIEKIRQAYIEKEDSKKLKQKQRERMQPRMGKMDIDYQVLHDAFFKYQTKPKLTAHGDLYHEGKEFEVKLREMKPGMLSQELKEALGMPEGAPPPWLINMQRYGPPPSYPHLKIPGLNAPIPPGASFGYHPGGWGKPPVDEEEQVDKTKHWGDLEEEEEEEEEEQIADEELEDGIQSVDSLSSTPTGVETPDVIDLRKQQRKEPEKPLYQVLEEKEERIGQGTLLETSHTYVIGTGTQDKTAAKRVDLLKGQRSDRVDVTLQPEELELMDNVLPAKYEEAREEEKLRCQREDFSDMVAENARMKKRKMQEKEGKPRKREFKF; encoded by the exons ATGACAGTGGAAGTTGCGAACGGTCTCGTAGAGGCTGTGCCTTTCCCCAAAGGCGGCGATTCAATCCCTACCGCGGCCTCCGCCGCGAAGAAGTCGCGCGAGAGCGAGCGGCGGAGGCGGCGGCGGAAGCAGAAGAAGATCAACAAAGCATCGTCTCGGCAGCCTACCAAGGAAGCGGAGGCTGACGGAGACGACGACAGCGACACCACCGCCGGTGAAGACAATGGCAAGGAGAACGCCGATCCTCAGAAG GCCATGGAGCAAGTTGAAATTGAGTATGTACCAGAAAAGGCTGAATTATATGGAAATTTTGATGAGGAGTTCAGAAAGGTCTCTGAGAAATTCAGTTTTAAGGAAATTGCAGGGTCCAAG GAGAATGATAAAAAGGACGAGGATGCCAATGCTGCCTTAAAGAAGAAGGATGACTCAGATTTTGAAGAGGAAGAACAGGATAATCAACAAAAAGAGAAAGGCATCtcgaataaaaagaaaaag CTTAATCGTCGGATGAAAATTGCTGAACTGAAGCAGAAATCTACAAGGCCTGATGTAGTTGAG GTATGGGATGCAACTGCAGCTGGCCCTAAATTATTGGTGTATCTAAAATCATATAGAAATACGGTTCCAGTGCCAAGACATTGGTGTcagaaaaggaaatttttgcAG GGAAAGCGTGGTATTGAGAAACAGCCTTTTCAACTTCCTGATTTCATTGCTGCTACAGGGATTGAGAAAATCCGACAG GCTTACATTGAGAAAGAGGACAGTAAAAAGCTTAAACAGAAGCAACGCGAGAGGATGCAGCCAAGGATGGGGAAAATGGATATTGATTATCAG GTTCTCCATGACGCTTTTTTCAAATATCAAACTAAGCCAAAGCTGACAGCCCATGGAGATCTATATCATGAagggaaagagtttgag GTAAAGCTAAGGGAGATGAAGCCTGGGATGCTATCACAGGAACTAAAAGAAGCTCTTGGTATGCCAGAAGGAGCTCCTCCCCCATGGCTTATCAATATGCAG AGATATGGTCCACCTCCATCTTATCCACACTTGAAAATTCCTGGGCTGAATGCTCCAATTCCTCCTGgagctagttttggttatcacCCTGGAGGCTGGGGCAAACCTCCTGTTGATGAA GAAGAACAAGTTGATAAGACCAAGCATTGGGGTGAtttggaagaagaggaagaagaggaggaagaagaacagATTGCGGATGAGGAATTGGAGGATGGGATTCAATCTGTTGACAGTCTTTCAAG CACTCCTACTGGTGTTGAGACTCCAGATGTTATTGACCTTCGCAAGCAGCAGAGGAAGGAGCCTGAGAAGCCTCTTTACCAA GTACttgaggaaaaggaagaaaggaTTGGTCAGGGAACCTTACTTGAAACATCTCATAC TTATGTCATTGGCACTGGCACTCAAGACAAGACAGCGGCCAAAAGG GTTGATCTGCTTAAAGGTCAGAGATCAGATAGAGTTGATGTTACATTGCAGCCAGAGGAGTTGGAACTCATGGACAATGTTTTGCCTGCGAA GTACGAGGAAGCGAGGGAGGAGGAGAAGCTGCGTTGTCAGAGAGAGGACTTCAGTGACATGGTTGCTGAG aATGCGAGGATGAAGAAACGGAAAATGCAGGAAAAGGAGGGGAAACCAAGGAAAAGGGAGTTCAAGTTTTAG
- the LOC131312791 gene encoding uncharacterized protein LOC131312791 isoform X1, which yields MTVEVANGLVEAVPFPKGGDSIPTAASAAKKSRESERRRRRRKQKKINKASSRQPTKEAEADGDDDSDTTAGEDNGKENADPQKAMEQVEIEYVPEKAELYGNFDEEFRKVSEKFSFKEIAGSKENDKKDEDANAALKKKDDSDFEEEEQDNQQKEKGISNKKKKLNRRMKIAELKQKSTRPDVVEVWDATAAGPKLLVYLKSYRNTVPVPRHWCQKRKFLQGKRGIEKQPFQLPDFIAATGIEKIRQAYIEKEDSKKLKQKQRERMQPRMGKMDIDYQVLHDAFFKYQTKPKLTAHGDLYHEGKEFEVKLREMKPGMLSQELKEALGMPEGAPPPWLINMQRYGPPPSYPHLKIPGLNAPIPPGASFGYHPGGWGKPPVDEYGRPLYGDVFGVQQQEQPNYEEEQVDKTKHWGDLEEEEEEEEEEQIADEELEDGIQSVDSLSSTPTGVETPDVIDLRKQQRKEPEKPLYQVLEEKEERIGQGTLLETSHTYVIGTGTQDKTAAKRVDLLKGQRSDRVDVTLQPEELELMDNVLPAKYEEAREEEKLRCQREDFSDMVAENARMKKRKMQEKEGKPRKREFKF from the exons ATGACAGTGGAAGTTGCGAACGGTCTCGTAGAGGCTGTGCCTTTCCCCAAAGGCGGCGATTCAATCCCTACCGCGGCCTCCGCCGCGAAGAAGTCGCGCGAGAGCGAGCGGCGGAGGCGGCGGCGGAAGCAGAAGAAGATCAACAAAGCATCGTCTCGGCAGCCTACCAAGGAAGCGGAGGCTGACGGAGACGACGACAGCGACACCACCGCCGGTGAAGACAATGGCAAGGAGAACGCCGATCCTCAGAAG GCCATGGAGCAAGTTGAAATTGAGTATGTACCAGAAAAGGCTGAATTATATGGAAATTTTGATGAGGAGTTCAGAAAGGTCTCTGAGAAATTCAGTTTTAAGGAAATTGCAGGGTCCAAG GAGAATGATAAAAAGGACGAGGATGCCAATGCTGCCTTAAAGAAGAAGGATGACTCAGATTTTGAAGAGGAAGAACAGGATAATCAACAAAAAGAGAAAGGCATCtcgaataaaaagaaaaag CTTAATCGTCGGATGAAAATTGCTGAACTGAAGCAGAAATCTACAAGGCCTGATGTAGTTGAG GTATGGGATGCAACTGCAGCTGGCCCTAAATTATTGGTGTATCTAAAATCATATAGAAATACGGTTCCAGTGCCAAGACATTGGTGTcagaaaaggaaatttttgcAG GGAAAGCGTGGTATTGAGAAACAGCCTTTTCAACTTCCTGATTTCATTGCTGCTACAGGGATTGAGAAAATCCGACAG GCTTACATTGAGAAAGAGGACAGTAAAAAGCTTAAACAGAAGCAACGCGAGAGGATGCAGCCAAGGATGGGGAAAATGGATATTGATTATCAG GTTCTCCATGACGCTTTTTTCAAATATCAAACTAAGCCAAAGCTGACAGCCCATGGAGATCTATATCATGAagggaaagagtttgag GTAAAGCTAAGGGAGATGAAGCCTGGGATGCTATCACAGGAACTAAAAGAAGCTCTTGGTATGCCAGAAGGAGCTCCTCCCCCATGGCTTATCAATATGCAG AGATATGGTCCACCTCCATCTTATCCACACTTGAAAATTCCTGGGCTGAATGCTCCAATTCCTCCTGgagctagttttggttatcacCCTGGAGGCTGGGGCAAACCTCCTGTTGATGAA TATGGTCGCCCACTGTACGGAGATGTATTTGGGGTTCAGCAGCAAGAACAGCCCAACTATGAG GAAGAACAAGTTGATAAGACCAAGCATTGGGGTGAtttggaagaagaggaagaagaggaggaagaagaacagATTGCGGATGAGGAATTGGAGGATGGGATTCAATCTGTTGACAGTCTTTCAAG CACTCCTACTGGTGTTGAGACTCCAGATGTTATTGACCTTCGCAAGCAGCAGAGGAAGGAGCCTGAGAAGCCTCTTTACCAA GTACttgaggaaaaggaagaaaggaTTGGTCAGGGAACCTTACTTGAAACATCTCATAC TTATGTCATTGGCACTGGCACTCAAGACAAGACAGCGGCCAAAAGG GTTGATCTGCTTAAAGGTCAGAGATCAGATAGAGTTGATGTTACATTGCAGCCAGAGGAGTTGGAACTCATGGACAATGTTTTGCCTGCGAA GTACGAGGAAGCGAGGGAGGAGGAGAAGCTGCGTTGTCAGAGAGAGGACTTCAGTGACATGGTTGCTGAG aATGCGAGGATGAAGAAACGGAAAATGCAGGAAAAGGAGGGGAAACCAAGGAAAAGGGAGTTCAAGTTTTAG